The genomic window TGAATTGCTACAGATTTCAAAACAATTCGGATCTGCAAGCCAACCTATACGAGTAAATGACCATATGCTGGAAGAAAAGGGTGTACAAACAGATGGTGCTGACGATTCGGCTGATGAGCTCTCACTATCAGGAGCATCAATTGAAAATGTGAACAACAACTCAGTAATTTCGCTTCTGCCGAACGCAGTTGCTGTAGCTAATGCCATCATTAGTGATACCCCGAACAGCACTAATATGAACACTGCCGATAACATTAATGCGAGTAAGATAGCAACGTTACACACTGTTGGCGAAAATAATAATGGGCCTTCGCTGGTTGGTGAATCGGTGCCGATTTCAATTATTCCTCCGATAAATCATCCTGGTGCATTAAGCACGACAACGCTCATTACCATAGAGAATGCTACAGCTGTTGACACTGTTGCTAACGCTTCTGCGTTAAGCGCCACTGCACCAGTAACGGGGAACACATCTAGTGCGGTGGGTACAGCAAACACATCCGGCTCGGTTGAGGCACCAAAAGCTGCAACATGATAGGGTGCGAATCGTAGGCGATTGTATCGTTGTCGCCTGTCTTTGGTTCTTTGGAGTAaacaattttactttaattctacattttcttttgttcaCATAATACG from Anastrepha ludens isolate Willacy chromosome 5, idAnaLude1.1, whole genome shotgun sequence includes these protein-coding regions:
- the LOC128862766 gene encoding FGFR1 oncogene partner 2 homolog, translating into MSNMSVGQIINDAQRIASRVKDLELLGNALLVEAEGNNRLVESLRQFQDDMDSLNRISNNKSNSEMVNRIQQQNATSSEILKENRELKICIEDYERTMEFIMQKYREHTSSKILESKINFKEVYNEELWIIIREQRAKIREMAVVMQRAASVDDEAVHRDMETMSRLRKENQILRELLQISKQFGSASQPIRVNDHMLEEKGVQTDGADDSADELSLSGASIENVNNNSVISLLPNAVAVANAIISDTPNSTNMNTADNINASKIATLHTVGENNNGPSLVGESVPISIIPPINHPGALSTTTLITIENATAVDTVANASALSATAPVTGNTSSAVGTANTSGSVEAPKAAT